In the Telopea speciosissima isolate NSW1024214 ecotype Mountain lineage chromosome 2, Tspe_v1, whole genome shotgun sequence genome, one interval contains:
- the LOC122652138 gene encoding multifunctional methyltransferase subunit TRM112 homolog A-like: MRLLTHNMLSCNIKGVMNGFPLRLEVEKSVSKEVEFNSDFLRNMFPKIEWKALVDAARSMGYAELPEEAPESSMLESEEFLMKFHHALLELHLEEGALICPETGRRFPVNKGIPNMLLHEDEV, translated from the coding sequence ATGAGGCTTTTGACACATAACATGCTTTCCTGCAACATCAAGGGCGTGATGAATGGGTTCCCACTGCGTCTCGAAGTGGAGAAATCAGTATCAAAAGAGGTTGAATTCAACTCAGATTTCCTAAGAAACATGTTCCCAAAGATTGAATGGAAGGCACTTGTCGATGCCGCTCGATCGATGGGCTATGCAGAACTACCCGAAGAGGCACCCGAGTCATCGATGCTTGAATCGGAGGAGTTCCTCATGAAGTTCCACCATGCCCTCCTCGAGCTCCACCTTGAAGAAGGTGCCCTTATCTGTCCTGAGACTGGTCGGCGTTTCCCTGTCAACAAGGGTATCCCAAACATGCTCCTCCATGAAGATGAGGTCTGA